A DNA window from Kitasatospora atroaurantiaca contains the following coding sequences:
- a CDS encoding aldose epimerase family protein, which yields MAGSAESTEVRRKPFDTSGAGAAIERWTLRSGPIEAVVLTLGATLHAVTAPDRSGSRAQVLLSSDDLGAVLGPARHYGTTVGRYANRIAGSRITLDGEDHRLAPTGNGVTLHGGPDGFASRIWQAEEIPGGVRLQLHSPDGDQGFPGALDVSVSYTLAAATLSIDYRAVTTRPTVVNLTNHAYFNLAGEGSGDVLGHLLTLDADRYTPADERQIPLGPYEPVAGTPFDFTTARPVGKGINDDHPQLRGPGGYDHNWVLRARPADGTPARAAFLEDPGSGRTLEVLTTEPGVQVYTANNFQGAVTGARGVPYGPYAGIALETQHHPDSPHQPSYPSTVLRPGEEFRSTTVLRFGVS from the coding sequence ATGGCGGGGTCGGCAGAGTCCACCGAGGTGCGGCGGAAGCCGTTCGACACGAGCGGCGCGGGCGCGGCCATCGAACGCTGGACGCTCCGCAGCGGCCCGATCGAGGCCGTCGTCCTGACCCTCGGCGCGACGCTGCACGCCGTCACCGCCCCCGACCGCTCCGGCAGCCGGGCCCAGGTGCTGCTCAGCTCCGACGACCTGGGCGCCGTCCTGGGCCCGGCCCGGCACTACGGCACCACCGTCGGCCGCTACGCCAACCGGATCGCCGGCAGCCGTATCACCCTGGACGGCGAGGACCACAGGCTCGCCCCGACCGGCAACGGCGTCACCCTGCACGGCGGGCCGGACGGCTTCGCGAGCCGGATCTGGCAGGCCGAGGAGATCCCCGGCGGCGTCCGCCTCCAGCTGCACAGCCCGGACGGCGACCAGGGCTTCCCCGGTGCGCTGGACGTCTCGGTCTCCTACACGCTCGCGGCCGCCACCCTGTCGATCGACTACCGGGCCGTCACCACCCGCCCCACCGTGGTCAATCTGACCAACCACGCCTACTTCAACCTCGCGGGCGAGGGCAGCGGCGACGTCCTCGGGCACCTGCTCACCCTGGACGCCGACCGGTACACCCCCGCCGACGAGCGGCAGATCCCGCTGGGCCCGTACGAGCCGGTGGCCGGAACCCCCTTCGACTTCACCACCGCGCGCCCGGTCGGCAAGGGCATCAACGACGACCACCCGCAGCTGCGCGGCCCGGGCGGCTACGACCACAACTGGGTGCTCCGCGCCCGCCCCGCGGACGGCACCCCCGCTCGCGCCGCCTTCCTGGAGGACCCGGGCAGTGGGCGCACGCTGGAGGTCCTCACCACCGAACCGGGCGTGCAGGTCTACACGGCCAACAACTTCCAGGGCGCGGTGACGGGCGCCCGCGGTGTCCCGTACGGGCCGTACGCGGGGATCGCCCTGGAGACCCAGCACCACCCGGACTCGCCGCACCAGCCGTCCTACCCGAGCACGGTGCTGCGCCCGGGGGAGGAGTTCCGGTCCACCACCGTGCTCCGCTTCGGCGTGAGCTGA